A genomic segment from Nematostella vectensis chromosome 6, jaNemVect1.1, whole genome shotgun sequence encodes:
- the LOC5508612 gene encoding leucine-rich repeat serine/threonine-protein kinase 2 isoform X2, whose protein sequence is MDLLYSSTLGGGIAIEIDEKSEITHEMDTDDYESSQIIKRQFEILRAIKENHNEEEVESCIDELAEIIDDSSAFDIKVFENESAETIVLDAMGLFITNCAIQRNGSFFLSHLIEESSRCREELIKKQVHQFVSNLMLNYSQDYCIQAMCCRIISSIIECSDIRLDLVSLGLITMIVMAMETFEEHEEFQLPALQLLNDILLEDSPAQDEFVLQGFHTVILNVLKSHKDSGEITEHGILLLVSLLKSQKATTELLHGGIVTVAMETMKTKQDCGNLQAIICSLLVALANDELGQRVIVDLGVCNEIRTVLRRHRNHADIQKRGLEVFALLSPMMIKSQDITLDHWMNDILVAMATHGDKPDVLCMACFALCKLINSYPGQAILIGDEAGQIPVHSSIMAALVLHLDNSELCQWACQTLACIMAQSQKVQKELTSKGVYIYIIASMKKHKRHAQTQQWACRALRILCTNDVDCKMNLIKEEALDRITKALFRLKDDFGVQEEALAAIACLATDIELVRHQCATDQVHIRILEGLKAKFLDFPSLVEVSLEALGVLSAAEEIPELLIKASAIPIIIKAMAAHSKHAAIQQKACILAQILARFLNETLCLSVVTAILQAMFEFSLDEAVQEEACVAFHVISQIEPQYSEILVNQCAHERLFFILENFSSNRRLVDLASQCLWHLGIQRDLKARMLLSACAGGLLKGATCLIQIGADVNAGEGTNTPLCAACKNNKEDMVQFLLSQGITDVQTALMLCLEMRHNNLVGILLQKLGHDREAGVIAWGGLKLGELRPEWLSPALSGRNYSVPLESAWGDYLREAENEWHRRLTISSDLTESEPNPSRKISESITEDELDCGLVAEQKGKITKTSPLRFDSLSGAALPYSRYDPRVVTPFSKRDTVILPRTASRASEDRTQPNAFDFLRRKSRSMLNLSELSQSSQKAGMDYSFADTQFVGDPDDSFKASCLRDRINSCDRQPSRIRASGLFEMPDNTYLYLSETPTGIRSMDSSSTLEDNMLRKTFPLKRRKMSRASLNQKMLTNASVRVIDLSRNGIGDLQPIADAGEYLFMHLRNVERLDLSGNFLQDFPPLLHEAMPKLEHMNLSHNEFETFPYCLVKCKRLKSLDLSYNKLTNSPPPLSISASILLEDLSLAHNVLDSFPEWLGEFLPGLTKLSVAGNNIKSLPSTALAVRRLKDLDISHNHIESIPEEFLKELFILNTLNVSHNSLESLPESVAPFLQNLKILKMSYNNLAGKSRFHIPRFILMLPNLKELDLSNNKLTHVPPPEAWTTRQLKELILAHNKIKSISLENSTGKWSNLERLVLSHNNLKCVPRGIGDLTSLTSLDLSYNPSICFLPDEMGKLCNLWDLQLNGLKLDLDDSMQGKSKELIAFLHSKLMNSVPYYRMKLVTVGMGGRGKTTLLNQLLKSKASAPHNELIIRDWAVRDSKATCKFCHHRSVIYTISTWDYKGRDDLHHVFQCLMSSRTLYLAVYDVSKGVQEFESLRSWLLNIYACAPDAPVMLVGTHLDKVPKDKLNEVLQSMRDKAQSLYSSSAGLPEIKAHVVLNCTAETPGIQALRNRIVNLIVKCKCKGHSLLGSRVPQAFVRLQQLVLQETASGNSAPFLYRGDLRRLLQDKEDEVSMCDSELGQAVKFLHEAGVLVHYDDPVAHLSDVFFVKPEWLCHVISSVVTTGNDKGLVTNGILKRDDLHSLFKPEVGSHAELMPQLLRLLERSGVLLPVNSTEFLMPSRLSRKEPTITLPNPSPERSCRRLYDLAFVPPGFWARLIARLLLFARSMISVDLNVTHEDEPHQVEPALHYWCDGVYATWEDHAYFLVNQDSSETYGTNILSILVPNTKLGFRLLGNLTDHVDVLIEEWFPSLNGVDPVQCLPLVSRLCPCLVCEGEYSHAFALEDCTEYACTHEYVTCPKTSVTMPLQHVAPDVVLADLDQQWMLDSAELCLEEKKENVLGDGGYGTVYKAKYYGQFVAVKVFRKATDVCPHRLLRQEVPFLSRLRHPSIINMIGVALKPRALVLELAPLGSLSSLLSKGEGLSRGLQHRIALQVAEGLAYLHKHMIVYRDLKPHNILIFSLSLGILINAKISDYGIARYATLYGLTAPEGTPGYRAPEVARGDVAYNKEADMYSFGMFLYELVTGGKRPFEDLRFRSELDAAVVQGRMVEPITDSGCPPWPDVSDMIEHLLEPRPDLRPTAQEVFERLYTAELVCLKRDVVVCKGQTVECMAVRHYTEGNTDRMEVWTGSGLSDNYTGQVSWFDIADTGGCRGTLVSDKRIMCITAVHSHLVVAGTQSGTLWIFDAWTHKCLHSLPALPDAVLCLRHFFDIKTGQDVVVAGLADGKLAVYQTISLQKQDAVPHMVTFCRAGSDATCQDCASHPIACITQARKRLYVGCGNDVIVVQPNDGFAVERRWSVQDRNRGLVNNIAVGVQIWTSTKDSPSVDFWDVSKVVHHGTIDCRSILEASGVNEDSHEMRVVCMLLHRRTALWVGLGGGHVIVLSPTTCDPLCVINRHVGAVRCLALAARRSIAGRPVSFVLSGGMGFRERPGYSRKKADFGYVLVWEADIGEQVLALNDDRIKREECIALYSDE, encoded by the exons GTGAAATCACTGAGCATGGGATATTGCTTCTGGTATCCcttttaaaaagccaaaaagcCACAACAGAGTTGCTTCATGGAGGGATTGTGACAGTTGCCATGGAAACAATGAAGACCAAGCAAGACTGTGGCAACCTTCAAGCTATTATTTGCTCATTGTTAGTTGCACTGGCAAACGATGAACTAGGACAAAGAGTAATCGTCGACCTTGGAGTATGCAATGAAATAAGAACAGTACTTCGAAGACACAGAAACCATGCCGATATCCAAAAACGAGGCCTTGAGGTCTTTGCGCTTCTCTCACCAATGATGATTAAATCTCAGGATATAA CTTTAGATCACTGGATGAATGACATTcttgttgccatggcaacacaTGGTGACAAGCCCGACGTCCTATGCATGGCATGCTTTGCACTTTGTAAACTGATCAACAGCTACCCAGGCCAGGCTATACTGATAGGCGATGAAGCTGGTCAGATTCCTGTCCATAGCTCCATCATGGCTGCGCTAGTGCTGCACCTCGACAACTCTGAGCTCTGTCAGTGGGCGTGTCAAACGCTGGCTTGCATAATGGCACAATCTCAAAAAGTCCAGAAG GAACTGACCAGCAAAGGGGTGTACATCTACATCATTGCATCCATGAAGAAGCACAAGAGACATGCCCAGACACAGCAATGGGCGTGTCGCGCTCTTCGCATACTCTGTACTAATGATGTGGACTGCAAGATGAACTTAATAAAGGAAGAAGCTTTGGATAGGATCACTAAAGCCTTATTCAG GCTTAAGGATGACTTCGGCGTCCAGGAAGAGGCTCTAGCAGCGATTGCCTGTCTGGCTACCGATATCGAGCTGGTCCGCCACCAGTGCGCCACGGATCAGGTCCATATAAGGATCCTTGAAGGCCTGAAAGCAAAGTTCCTGGATTTTCCTTCATTAGTCGAGGTTTCGTTAGAGGCTCTAG GTGTTTTGTCAGCTGCTGAGGAAATCCCCGAGCTCCTTATTAAAGCTAGTGCAATACCTATCATCATTAAAGCCATGGCAGCCCATTCGAAGCATGCAGCGATCCAGCAGAAAGCCTGCATACTAGCACAGATTCTGGCAAG GTTCTTGAATGAAACCTTGTGCCTGTCTGTGGTCACGGCCATTCTGCAAGCCATGTTCGAGTTCTCACTAGACGAGGCCGTACAGGAGGAGGCGTGTGTCGCCTTTCATGTCATTTCGCAGATCGAGCCTCAGTACAGCGAGATCCTTGTAAACCAGTGCGCCCATGAGCGGCTCTTCTTCATCCTCGAGAACTTCAGCAGTAATAGGAGGCTTGTGGACTTGGCCAGTCAGTGCTTGTGGCATCTCGGGATTCAAAGGGACCTCAAGGCCAGGATGCTGCTGTCTGCATGTGCTGGCGGGCTCCTTAAAGGCGCAACGTGTCTTATCCAGATCGGCGCAGATGTCAATGCTGGGGAGGGCACCAATACCCCGCTATGCGCCGCATGTAAGAACAACAAGGAAGATATGGTCCAGTTCCTTCTATCGCAAGGCATAACGGATGTCCAGACTGCGCTGATGCTGTGTCTGGAAATGAGGCACAATAACTTGGTCGGAATTCTGCTGCAGAAGCTTGGGCATGATCGTGAGGCAGGGGTGATAGCATGGGGCGGACTCAAACTTGGAGAACTAAGGCCAGAATGGCTCTCACCTGCGCTATCAGGAAGGAACTACTCCGTACCTTTAGAGTCAGCTTGGGGTGATTACCTTCGTGAGGCCGAAAACGAGTGGCACCGAAGATTGACGATCAGTAGCGACCTTACCGAGTCCGAACCGAATCCTTCTCGAAAGATTTCCGAGTCCATCACTGAGGATGAGTTGGACTGTGGTTTGGTAGCGGAGCAGAAGGGGAAAATCACCAAGACCTCCCCCTTACGATTTGATAGCCTAAGTGGCGCGGCACTACCTTACAGTCGTTACGATCCTAGAGTCGTCACTCCCTTTTCCAAGCGAGACACAGTGATTCTTCCCCGGACTGCCTCGCGAGCCTCCGAGGATAGAACACAACCGAATGCATTCGATTTCCTCCGAAGAAAATCCCGAAGTATGTTGAACCTTTCAGAACTCAGTCAATCTAGTCAAAAAGCCGGTATGGATTACAGTTTCGCGGATACTCAATTCGTGGGGGACCCGGACGACTCTTTCAAAGCCTCGTGTTTGAGGGATAGAATCAATAGTTGTGACCGACAACCCTCTAGGATAAGGGCTTCGGGCTTGTTCGAGATGCCCGATAATACGTACTTGTACTTATCCGAGACTCCAACTGGAATCAGGAGCATGGATAGCTCAAGCACCTTGGAGGATAACATGCTAAGGAAGACATTTCCTCTCAAGAGGCGAAAAATGAGCAGGGCGTCACTGAATCAAAAGATGCTGACGAACGCCTCGGTCCGCGTGATCGATCTGTCCCGTAACGGGATAGGTGATCTACAGCCAATTGCCGATGCTGGGGAGTACCTGTTCATGCATCTGAGGAACGTAGAAAGGCTGGACCTGAGCGGCAACTTCCTCCAAGACTTCCCACCCTTACTGCACGAAGCGATGCCAAAGCTAGAACACATGAATCTCAGTCATAACGAGTTCGAGACGTTCCCGTACTGCCTTGTGAAGTGCAAACGCCTTAAGAGTTTGGACCTCTCGTACAATAAACTAACAaattcccctcccccgctATCGATATCTGCTTCTATCTTGCTGGAGGATCTGTCCTTAGCGCATAATGTCTTGGACTCCTTCCCCGAATGGTTAGGAGAGTTCCTGCCTGGTCTCACCAAGCTCTCTGTTGCTGGTAACAATATCAAATCGCTGCCGTCCACCGCCCTTGCTGTGCGCAGGCTGAAAGACCTTGATATTTCACACAATCACATCGAGTCCATACCCGAGGAATTCCTGAAGGAGCTCTTTATATTGAACACTCTGAACGTGTCCCATAACTCTCTGGAGTCACTGCCCGAGTCAGTGGCCCCATTCCTTCAGAACCTGAAGATCCTAAAGATGTCATATAACAACCTCGCGGGCAAATCAAGATTCCACATCCCTCGCTTTATTTTGATGCTCCCGAACTTGAAAGAACTTGACTTGTCAAATAACAAACTGACGCATGTGCCCCCTCCCGAAGCCTGGACGACAAGGCAACTGAAAGAGCTCATACTTGCGCACAATAAGATCAAGAGTATCTCTCTTGAGAACAGTACTGGTAAATGGTCGAACCTTGAACGTCTCGTTCTGAGTCACAATAACCTCAAGTGCGTACCCAGGGGAATCGGCGATCTCACCTCTCTTACCTCCTTAGACCTCAGCTATAACCCAAGTATCTGTTTTCTCCCGGACGAGATGGGAAAGCTGTGTAATCTCTGGGACCTGCAGTTGAATGGGTTGAAGCTGGACTTGGATGACTCAATGCAAGGGAAGTCTAAAGAGCTGATTGCGTTTTTGCACTCGAAGCTGATGAACTCTGTGCCTTACTACCGCATGAAGCTGGTCACGGTAGGAATGGGCGGACGGGGGAAGACCACTCTGTTGAATCAGCTGCTCAAGTCTAAGGCGAGCGCACCGCACAACGAGCTTATTATAAGGGACTGG GCTGTGCGAGATAGTAAGGCCACATGCAAGTTCTGCCACCATCGCTCCGTCATCTACACCATCAGTACGTGGGACTACAAGGGTCGAGATGATCTCCATCACGTGTTCCAGTGCCTCATGTCCTCGCGTACGCTCTACCTAGCCGTATATGATGTCAGCAAAGGAGTCCAGGAATTTGAGAGCCTGCGGTCTTGGCTGTTGAACATCTACGCATGCGCACCTGATGCTCCTGTTATGCTAGTGGGCACTCATCTTGACAAGGTGCCTAAGGACAAGCTCAATGAG GTACTACAATCTATGCGAGACAAAGCCCAAAGCTTGTACAGCAGCAGTGCAGGTCTGCCCGAGATTAAAGCCCACGTGGTTCTTAACTGTACCGCGGAAACCCCTGGCATTCAAGCGCTCCGGAACCGCATTGTCAATCTCATCGTCAAGTGCAAGTGTAAGGGCCACTCCCTGCTCGGGTCACGTGTCCCTCAAGCCTTCGTCCGACTGCAGCAACTGGTACTCCAGGAGACGGCTAGTGGGAATTCTGCGCCTTTTCTCTACCGCGGGGACCTGAGGCGACTCCTACAGGATAAAGAGGATGAAGTCAGTATGTGTGATAGCGAGCTTGGCCAGGCCGTCAAGTTCCTACATGAAGCAG GAGTTCTTGTACATTACGATGACCCGGTGGCACACCTCAGCGATGTGTTCTTCGTCAAGCCCGAGTGGTTGTGTCACGTGATCTCAAGTGTCGTAACCACGGGCAATGATAAGGGCCTGGTGACTAATGGTATCTTAAAGAGAGATGATCTTCATTCCTTGTTCAAGCCGGAAGTCGGAAGTCACGCTGAACTGATGCCTCAATTACTCAG GTTGTTGGAGCGCTCTGGCGTCTTGTTGCCGGTCAACTCAACGGAATTTCTTATGCCCTCCCGCCTCAGCCGTAAGGAACCGACCATTACACTACCTAACCCCTCCCCTGAGAGGAGCTGTCGACGGCTGTACGACCTGGCCTTCGTGCCGCCTGGGTTCTGGGCTCGACTCATCGCCAGGCTCCTGCTCTTCGCGCGGTCTATGATTTCCGTGGACCTAAATGTGACACATGAGGATGAG CCCCATCAAGTTGAGCCCGCGCTACACTACTGGTGTGACGGCGTCTACGCCACGTGGGAGGACCACGCCTATTTCCTCGTCAACCAGGACTCCTCGGAAACCTATGGAACCAACATCCTTTCAATTCTTGTCCCCAACACTAAACTGGGCTTCCGTCTCCTTGGCAACCTGACTGATCACGTGGACGTACTGATAGAGGAGTGGTTCCCAAGCTTGA ACGGTGTCGATCCCGTGCAATGCCTACCCCTCGTGTCCAGGCTCTGCCCGTGCCTGGTGTGTGAGGGCGAATACTCTCACGCGTTCGCCTTGGAGGACTGTACTGAGTACGCCTGCACGCACGAGTACGTCACGTGCCCGAAGACGTCAGTCACTATGCCACTACAGCACGTTGCTCCAGATGTTGTCCTTGCCGACTTAGATCAGCAGTGGATGTTGGACAGTGCTGAGCTGTGTCTGGAGGAAAAGAAGGAGAAtgtgttgggtgatggtggatATGGCACTGTGTACAAGGCCAAGTATTATGGGCAGTTCGTTGCTGTCAAG GTTTTTCGTAAGGCGACAGATGTCTGTCCGCATCGACTCCTCCGTCAGGAGGTGCCATTCCTCAGTCGCCTGCGGCACCCAAGCATCATCAACATGATAGGCGTGGCCTTGAAGCCACGGGCGCTGGTCCTAGAACTCGCCCCGCTCGGCTCACTCAGCTCGCTCCTTAGCAAGGGGGAGGGCCTGAGTCGTGGGCTGCAGCACCGCATTGCACTACAG GTAGCAGAAGGGCTGGCATACCTACATAAACATATGATCGTGTACCGGGACCTCAAGCCGCACAACATCCTGATCTTCTCCCTGTCCCTCGGCATCCTCATCAACGCCAAGATATCCGACTACGGGATCGCGCGCTACGCCACCTTATACGGGCTTACAGCACCGGAGGGTACTCCGGGATATCGCGCACCTGAG GTCGCCCGTGGTGATGTCGCGTATAACAAGGAGGCTGACATGTACTCGTTTGGTATGTTTCTATACGAGCTCGTGACAGGAGGCAAGCGTCCGTTTGAGGACCTGCGCTTCCGCAGTGAGCTCGACGCGGCCGTGGTACAGGGGCGTATGGTTGAGCCAATCACAGACTCGGGATGTCCGCCTTGGCCCGATGTGTCCGACATGATCGAACATTTGCTGGAACCGCGTCCGGATTTGCGACCCACTGCTCAGGAG GTGTTCGAGCGGCTGTACACAGCGGAGCTCGTGTGCTTGAAGCGCGACGTGGTGGTCTGTAAAGGTCAGACCGTGGAGTGCATGGCTGTCCGACATTACACGGAGGGCAACACGGATCGCATGGAAGTCTGGACCGGAAGTGGTCTGTCCGATAACTACACCGGTCAGGTGTCGTGGTTCGACATCGCTGATACGGGG GGCTGCAGGGGAACCTTAGTGAGTGACAAACGCATTATGTGTATTACCGCTGTACACAGTCACCTGGTGGTCGCAGGAACACAGTCGGGAACCCTGTGGATATTTGACGCATGGACTCACAAATGCTTGCACTCGTTACCAGCCCTCCCTGACGCAGTGCTCTGCCTACGTCACTTTTTCGACATCAAGACCG GTCAAGATGTGGTTGTCGCAGGTCTGGCAGACGGTAAGCTTGCTGTATACCAGACGATCTCTTTGCAAAAACAAGACGCTGTCCCTCACATGGTAACATTCTGCCGTGCCGGAAGTGACGCAACTTGCCAAGACTGTGCTTCACATCCGATTGCATGCATTACTCAAGCTCGCAAACGCCTCTACGTCGGATGCGGAAATGACGTCATAGTCGTACAGCCTAATGATGGGTTTGCTGTGGAGCGGCGATGGTCTGTGCAGGATCGAAACAGGGGCCTGGTGAATAACATCGCGGTTGGCGTTCAAATTTGGACATCAACAAAAGACTCTCCGAGCGTTGATTTCTGGGATGTCTCCAAGGTGGTGCATCATGGAACGATCGACTGTCGTTCTATATTAGAGGCCAGCGGTGTCAACGAAGACTCACATGAAATGCGCGTCGTTTGTATGCTACTGCATAGACGCACGGCACTCTGGGTAGGCCTGGGGGGCGGTCACGTGATCGTGCTCTCTCCCACTACCTGTGATCCTTTGTGCGTAATCAACCGTCACGTGGGAGCTGTTCGCTGTCTCGCGCTTGCGGCGCGGAGGTCCATCGCTGGAAGGCCTGTGTCTTTTGTCCTGAGCGGAGGCATGGGTTTTCGAGAGAGGCCTGGGTATAGTAGGAAGAAGGCGGACTTTGGGTATGTGCTGGTCTGGGAGGCGGATATCGGCGAGCAGGTGTTGGCATTGAATGATGACAGAATCAAGAGGGAAGAGTGCATTGCGCTATATAGCGACGAATAG